A window of Ruania suaedae contains these coding sequences:
- the thpR gene encoding RNA 2',3'-cyclic phosphodiesterase — MRVFAALWPPERVLDHLEIALAEVIGPGAPALGRVPRENLHLTLAFYGEIPDGAAPDVRAALAEEATTTGPLALSLSGSGSFTDRTLWIGLAGEVTALTDLMVACARAPYAGVGDVRRPRPHLTVARTSRRAGAGSRAGHSRRRRDREAAGPSAVSVAARALAVYRGPDWVAEEIALVSSRLGEGPGGGPRYRTIDTLPLGQ; from the coding sequence GTGAGGGTGTTCGCGGCGCTGTGGCCTCCCGAGCGCGTCCTGGACCATCTGGAGATCGCTCTCGCCGAGGTGATCGGGCCGGGCGCTCCCGCGCTGGGCCGCGTCCCTCGGGAGAACCTGCACCTGACCCTCGCCTTCTACGGCGAGATTCCCGACGGCGCAGCCCCCGACGTACGCGCCGCCCTCGCCGAGGAGGCCACCACCACAGGCCCGCTCGCGCTGAGCCTGTCCGGCTCGGGGTCGTTCACCGACCGGACGCTGTGGATCGGGCTGGCGGGGGAGGTGACCGCCCTGACCGACCTGATGGTCGCCTGTGCCCGCGCCCCGTACGCCGGCGTCGGGGACGTCCGGCGCCCGCGTCCGCATCTGACCGTGGCGCGTACCTCCCGCCGGGCCGGCGCCGGTAGCAGGGCCGGCCACTCCCGGCGCCGTCGCGACCGGGAGGCCGCCGGACCGTCGGCCGTCTCGGTCGCGGCCCGGGCGCTCGCGGTCTACCGCGGCCCGGACTGGGTGGCCGAGGAGATCGCCCTCGTCTCCTCCCGTCTGGGCGAGGGCCCCGGCGGCGGGCCCCGCTACCGGACGATCGACACCCTCCCGCTGGGGCAGTAG
- a CDS encoding type II toxin-antitoxin system VapC family toxin, which yields MIVDTSALVAVLLGEGDAEAIADALARGPVRISAATLVEARVVLLATVGPEGRRRLDALLQEAEVEVVPTDAAQADIAADAYRDYGKGTGHPAALNLGDCFSYALATARREPLLYKGENFSHTDVRPALPGA from the coding sequence ATGATCGTCGATACCTCAGCTCTCGTCGCGGTGCTGCTGGGTGAGGGTGATGCTGAGGCCATCGCCGACGCGCTCGCGCGCGGACCTGTCCGCATCTCTGCTGCCACCCTCGTTGAGGCGCGTGTCGTCCTCCTGGCCACGGTGGGCCCAGAGGGGCGTCGCCGGCTCGATGCTCTCCTGCAGGAAGCCGAGGTCGAGGTCGTCCCGACCGATGCCGCGCAGGCGGACATCGCGGCCGATGCCTACCGGGACTACGGCAAGGGGACAGGACACCCTGCCGCGCTGAACCTGGGCGACTGCTTCAGCTACGCGCTGGCCACCGCACGCAGGGAACCCTTGCTGTACAAGGGCGAGAACTTCTCCCACACGGATGTGCGTCCGGCGCTGCCGGGCGCTTAG
- a CDS encoding DedA family protein: MLPTIAREAVAPAAEYEGFIGWVLSLMTSVGEVGVGLALFIETFFPPMPSEAVLPGAGFLAWDGRISFWGAVAGATIGGLVGAWVWYALGAAFGRERTRALVRRTPLLEVEDFDKAEAVFTRWGAVAVLAGRCVPMVRSFISIPAGIERMNFGLFTLYTFLGSAVWNTLWIGLGFAFGPTIEPVLARWSGILSTVVVVIVALLLLWFVLARIRKLRRRNGSPQTPA, encoded by the coding sequence ATGCTGCCCACGATCGCCCGGGAGGCCGTCGCGCCCGCCGCTGAGTACGAGGGCTTCATCGGGTGGGTGCTGTCCCTGATGACGAGCGTGGGCGAGGTCGGCGTCGGGCTGGCGCTGTTCATCGAGACGTTCTTCCCGCCCATGCCCTCGGAGGCGGTGCTCCCGGGAGCAGGCTTCCTCGCGTGGGACGGGCGGATCAGCTTCTGGGGCGCGGTCGCCGGTGCCACGATCGGCGGGCTGGTCGGCGCGTGGGTCTGGTACGCACTGGGGGCTGCGTTCGGGCGGGAACGCACGCGGGCGCTCGTACGCCGCACCCCGCTGCTGGAGGTCGAGGACTTCGACAAGGCCGAGGCCGTGTTCACCCGCTGGGGTGCGGTGGCGGTGCTGGCGGGGCGGTGCGTACCGATGGTGCGCTCGTTCATCTCGATCCCCGCCGGGATCGAACGCATGAACTTCGGGCTCTTCACCCTCTACACCTTCCTCGGTTCGGCCGTCTGGAACACCCTCTGGATCGGCCTCGGGTTCGCCTTCGGCCCCACCATCGAACCGGTCCTGGCCCGCTGGAGCGGGATCCTCTCGACCGTCGTCGTGGTGATCGTCGCGCTGCTGTTGTTGTGGTTCGTCCTCGCCCGCATCCGTAAGCTGCGGCGCCGGAACGGTTCCCCCCAGACACCGGCATGA
- a CDS encoding ATP-dependent DNA ligase, whose product MLAKAAKAVPAADAVEGGYTYEPKWDGFRGILLRDGDEIEIASRGSKPLTRYFPEMVEAVRAHLPARCAIDGEIVVRSGQPGSQRLDWEALSQRIHPAESRVRRLAAETPAEFVAFDLLALDDENLTTAPFTERRARLEQVLGALAEDAPIHLTRVTGDAAVAQDWFERFEGAGLDGVVAKANRSRYEPGKRTMIKVKHARTAEAVVVGYRVHKSGQGVGSLLLGLHTDEGQLINVGGIAAFTNARRLELVDELEPLVERDDDGDAVRGETDRSRFSSSKDVSFVRLRPERVVEVRFDQLEGHRFRHAVTFLRWRPDRDPTSCTLDQVDRAVAYDLGEVLAR is encoded by the coding sequence ATGCTCGCCAAGGCCGCGAAGGCCGTGCCCGCCGCCGATGCGGTCGAGGGGGGTTACACCTACGAACCCAAGTGGGACGGGTTCCGTGGCATCCTGCTGCGCGACGGCGACGAGATAGAGATCGCCTCCCGCGGCTCCAAGCCGCTGACGCGGTACTTCCCGGAGATGGTCGAGGCGGTGCGCGCCCACCTGCCCGCCCGGTGCGCGATCGACGGCGAGATCGTGGTCCGCTCCGGTCAGCCCGGGTCCCAGCGGCTGGACTGGGAGGCGCTCTCGCAACGCATCCACCCGGCCGAGTCCCGGGTGCGGCGGCTCGCGGCCGAGACCCCGGCCGAGTTCGTCGCCTTCGACCTGCTGGCCCTCGACGACGAGAACCTCACGACCGCCCCGTTCACCGAGCGCCGCGCCCGGCTGGAGCAGGTGCTCGGTGCGCTCGCCGAGGACGCCCCGATCCACCTCACCCGCGTCACCGGCGATGCGGCCGTCGCCCAGGACTGGTTCGAGCGATTCGAGGGTGCCGGCCTGGACGGGGTGGTCGCCAAGGCGAACCGGTCGCGCTACGAACCCGGCAAGCGCACGATGATCAAGGTCAAGCACGCCCGCACGGCCGAGGCGGTGGTGGTCGGCTACCGGGTGCACAAGTCCGGCCAGGGGGTGGGCTCACTCCTGCTCGGGCTCCACACCGACGAGGGCCAACTCATCAACGTCGGCGGGATCGCCGCCTTCACCAACGCCCGGCGCCTGGAGTTGGTGGACGAGCTCGAACCGCTCGTGGAGCGCGACGACGATGGCGACGCCGTACGCGGGGAGACCGACCGATCCCGGTTCAGCTCCAGCAAGGACGTCAGCTTCGTGCGGCTGCGCCCGGAGCGGGTGGTCGAGGTGAGGTTCGATCAGCTCGAGGGGCACCGGTTCCGCCACGCCGTGACGTTCCTGCGCTGGCGCCCGGACCGGGATCCGACCTCGTGCACCCTCGACCAGGTCGATCGTGCCGTGGCCTACGACCTGGGCGAGGTGCTGGCGCGGTGA
- a CDS encoding PLP-dependent aminotransferase family protein: MATEPAPISFARGAPSLDIIDVEGLRAAADRAFTNDPAGSFAYGTSVGYKPLRAWIADRHGVAEDQVLVTNGSMQADAFLFETLVSAGDTVVVERPSYDRTLLSLKGRGADLRAVPLEEDGVDVAALTELVRANPVALAHLIPNFQNPAGYSLSGDKRRALVELAREQNFTIFEDDPYVELRFSGEPQPTMLSLATGGEVVYASSFSKTVCPGIRVGYLVGEADIIAKIAKLATGTYISPNMVAQSIVNEFVRGGSFDTSIETVKTALAERAQRLCDGLREHVPDARFVEPEGGYFLWVDLPEGVDGDALFDAAAARGVQIVKGSDFLLDDSKNAIRLAYSGVTPEEIDEGARRLGEAYRSL, encoded by the coding sequence ATGGCAACCGAACCCGCTCCGATTTCCTTTGCCCGAGGCGCCCCCTCGCTCGACATCATCGATGTCGAGGGCCTGCGCGCCGCCGCCGACCGCGCGTTCACGAACGACCCGGCCGGCTCGTTCGCCTACGGCACGTCGGTGGGCTACAAGCCGCTGCGCGCCTGGATCGCCGACCGGCACGGCGTCGCCGAGGACCAGGTGCTCGTCACCAACGGGTCCATGCAGGCCGACGCCTTCCTGTTCGAGACCCTCGTCTCGGCCGGGGACACCGTGGTGGTGGAGCGTCCCTCCTACGACCGCACCCTGCTCTCCCTCAAGGGCCGTGGGGCCGACCTTCGCGCCGTCCCGCTCGAGGAGGACGGGGTCGACGTCGCCGCCCTCACCGAACTGGTGCGAGCCAACCCGGTCGCGCTGGCGCACCTGATCCCCAACTTCCAGAACCCGGCCGGCTACTCCCTCAGCGGCGACAAGCGCCGCGCGCTGGTGGAGCTGGCACGAGAGCAGAACTTCACGATCTTCGAGGACGACCCCTACGTGGAGCTGCGCTTCTCCGGTGAGCCGCAGCCGACGATGCTCTCGCTGGCCACCGGCGGTGAGGTCGTCTACGCGTCCTCGTTCTCCAAGACCGTGTGCCCGGGCATCCGGGTGGGCTACCTGGTGGGCGAGGCGGACATCATCGCCAAGATCGCCAAGCTCGCCACCGGCACCTACATCTCGCCGAACATGGTGGCCCAGTCCATCGTGAACGAGTTCGTGCGCGGTGGGTCCTTCGACACCTCGATCGAGACCGTGAAGACGGCGCTGGCCGAGCGCGCCCAGCGCCTGTGCGACGGCCTGCGCGAGCACGTCCCGGACGCCCGGTTCGTCGAGCCGGAGGGCGGCTACTTCCTCTGGGTGGACCTGCCCGAGGGCGTGGACGGCGATGCCCTCTTCGACGCGGCCGCCGCGCGCGGGGTGCAGATCGTCAAGGGCAGCGACTTCCTGCTCGATGACTCCAAGAACGCCATCCGCCTCGCCTACTCCGGGGTCACCCCGGAGGAGATCGACGAGGGTGCCAGGCGCCTCGGCGAGGCCTACCGCTCGCTCTGA
- a CDS encoding DUF5107 domain-containing protein has protein sequence MPDSARLTIEPLTLPGTLPAPDPLPHPGSMTEAGFALAEDLPPDLIERSRQGWPRSMHPYLQQDRYGRVLSDLTLETVVLENEHLRARFVPALGGRLLSLVTLPDRRDLLYANPVLQPANLALRNAWFAGGVEWNIGTKGHTAHTMDPLHAARLRTAAGDPLLRMWELDRLRGTVFQVDAWLPAGARALHIYVRIQNPGPAPVPMYWWSNAAVPEADDVRVLAPATSAFSTATDGPVRHVRVPRRGDVDVSYPTRSVHAADYFFDIPTAARPWVAAVGADGHGLLQASTDRLRGRKMFCWGTAPGGAHWQDWLSPAGGRYLEIQAGLLPTQFEHTMVPARQAWDWLEVYGDAAFDPELAHGSDWSAAVESGTRAARQLLPDPDAALALARGRADEPPEEILAAGSPWGGLEAVLGGDRLISPGTPFPEPETTDLWSALAAAPNLAATLLREADPTAWPPSYAAGDRWRALLAAQEPGWARDYHLGVLAHADGRLDEAVRHYRGSLLHTESAWARRGLGQVAAEQGRCEDALAELTRALDTPGVAGTDAELSLTTEAMTVALRAGRAQEALAIVARAAPPVQRAGRVRLLHARAAWTTGTAGGAATARELLQQGIEVADLREGERELSDLWQAAFPGEPVPVRYDYRMR, from the coding sequence GTGCCTGATTCCGCCCGCCTGACCATCGAGCCGCTCACTCTGCCGGGGACGCTGCCCGCGCCGGACCCGCTGCCGCACCCGGGCAGCATGACCGAGGCGGGCTTCGCGCTCGCCGAGGATCTCCCACCGGACCTGATCGAGCGCTCCCGCCAGGGCTGGCCCCGGTCCATGCACCCGTACCTGCAGCAGGACCGCTACGGCCGCGTCCTGTCCGACCTCACCCTCGAGACGGTAGTGCTGGAGAACGAGCACCTGCGCGCGAGATTCGTCCCCGCGCTCGGCGGCCGGCTCTTGTCGCTGGTCACCCTGCCCGACCGCCGGGATCTGCTCTACGCCAACCCGGTGCTGCAACCGGCGAACCTGGCGTTGCGCAATGCCTGGTTCGCCGGTGGGGTGGAGTGGAACATCGGCACTAAGGGCCACACCGCGCACACCATGGACCCGCTGCACGCGGCCCGCCTGCGGACCGCCGCCGGTGATCCGTTGCTGCGGATGTGGGAGCTGGACCGCCTGCGCGGCACGGTCTTCCAGGTCGACGCCTGGCTTCCCGCCGGCGCGCGGGCGCTGCACATCTATGTCCGCATCCAGAACCCCGGGCCGGCGCCGGTGCCCATGTACTGGTGGTCCAACGCCGCCGTTCCCGAGGCCGACGACGTCCGCGTGCTCGCCCCGGCTACGTCCGCCTTCTCCACGGCGACCGACGGCCCGGTGCGCCACGTCCGGGTGCCCCGGCGCGGTGACGTCGATGTGTCCTACCCGACCCGGTCGGTCCACGCCGCCGACTACTTCTTCGACATCCCGACGGCCGCCCGCCCCTGGGTGGCGGCCGTCGGCGCGGACGGTCACGGTCTGCTGCAGGCCTCCACCGACCGGCTCCGGGGTCGCAAGATGTTCTGCTGGGGCACCGCGCCCGGAGGAGCCCACTGGCAGGACTGGCTCAGCCCGGCCGGCGGCCGGTATCTGGAGATCCAGGCCGGGCTGCTGCCCACCCAGTTCGAGCACACGATGGTGCCGGCGCGCCAGGCGTGGGACTGGCTGGAGGTCTACGGGGACGCCGCCTTCGATCCCGAGCTCGCGCACGGCAGCGACTGGAGCGCCGCCGTCGAGAGCGGGACGCGAGCAGCCCGGCAGCTGCTCCCCGACCCCGACGCCGCCCTGGCGCTGGCCCGTGGACGAGCCGACGAGCCACCTGAGGAGATTCTCGCTGCCGGGTCGCCGTGGGGCGGGCTCGAGGCCGTCCTGGGCGGCGATCGCCTCATTTCGCCCGGGACCCCGTTCCCGGAGCCGGAGACCACCGACCTGTGGTCGGCGCTGGCGGCGGCACCGAACCTGGCCGCCACCCTGCTGCGCGAGGCCGACCCGACGGCGTGGCCGCCCTCGTACGCCGCCGGCGACCGGTGGCGCGCACTGCTGGCCGCCCAGGAGCCGGGGTGGGCGCGGGATTACCACCTGGGCGTGCTCGCTCACGCCGACGGGAGGCTGGACGAGGCCGTACGTCACTACCGCGGCTCCCTGCTCCACACCGAGTCCGCCTGGGCCCGCCGAGGCCTCGGCCAGGTGGCCGCCGAGCAGGGGCGCTGCGAGGACGCACTCGCCGAGCTGACCCGCGCCCTGGACACGCCGGGAGTCGCCGGGACCGATGCCGAGCTCTCGCTCACGACCGAGGCGATGACCGTGGCCTTGCGGGCTGGACGGGCGCAGGAGGCGCTCGCGATCGTCGCCCGGGCTGCTCCGCCGGTCCAGCGCGCGGGCCGGGTGCGCCTGCTGCACGCGCGCGCCGCCTGGACGACCGGCACCGCCGGGGGCGCCGCCACGGCGCGCGAACTGCTGCAGCAGGGGATCGAGGTCGCCGACCTGCGTGAGGGGGAGCGCGAGCTGAGCGACCTGTGGCAGGCCGCCTTCCCGGGGGAGCCGGTGCCGGTGCGCTACGACTACCGGATGCGCTGA
- a CDS encoding type II toxin-antitoxin system VapB family antitoxin, with product MGLNIKNEDTSALVRQLAEMLGTSQVGAVEDAVRHRLAEVRATGDYQRVRSQAILELGAEFRRRLTPAQIDALRHAEDDLYDDAGLPR from the coding sequence ATGGGTCTGAACATCAAGAACGAGGACACGTCCGCCCTGGTGCGGCAGCTCGCGGAGATGCTGGGGACCAGCCAGGTGGGGGCCGTCGAGGACGCCGTCCGCCACCGGCTGGCGGAGGTGCGCGCCACCGGCGACTACCAGCGGGTGAGGTCGCAGGCCATCCTCGAGCTCGGCGCGGAGTTCCGTCGACGCCTGACGCCGGCTCAGATCGACGCGCTCCGGCACGCCGAGGACGACCTCTACGACGATGCCGGGCTACCTCGATGA
- a CDS encoding nucleoside/nucleotide kinase family protein, with protein MSLHLTAAPGRVTRLTARILARARAGAGSQRTLIGIIGAPGAGKSTLTDALQADLAGHGLSSAVVGMDGFHLAQAELERLGRADRKGAIDTFDADGYLALLRRLRDQRPGDDTIYAPRYVRGTIEESIGSAVPISGDVTVVLTEGNYLLAEAPPWNEIASIVDETWYLATDPVGRRERLLARHLANGKTMERALAFTDGSDARNAELIEATAPRADVQVSWQDG; from the coding sequence TTGTCCCTGCACCTCACCGCTGCCCCGGGCCGGGTCACCAGGCTCACCGCACGCATCCTGGCCCGCGCCCGCGCCGGCGCCGGGTCGCAGCGGACCCTCATCGGCATCATCGGCGCCCCCGGCGCCGGCAAGTCCACCCTCACCGACGCCCTGCAGGCCGACCTCGCCGGCCACGGGCTCAGCTCCGCCGTCGTGGGCATGGACGGTTTCCACCTCGCCCAGGCCGAGCTGGAGCGCCTCGGCCGGGCCGATCGCAAGGGGGCGATCGACACCTTCGACGCGGACGGGTACCTCGCCCTGCTGCGCCGGTTGCGTGATCAGCGCCCCGGCGACGACACCATCTACGCGCCGCGGTACGTGCGCGGCACGATCGAGGAGTCGATCGGGAGTGCGGTGCCCATCTCCGGTGATGTGACAGTCGTCCTGACCGAGGGCAACTACCTCCTCGCCGAGGCCCCGCCCTGGAACGAGATCGCGAGCATCGTCGACGAGACCTGGTACCTGGCCACCGATCCGGTGGGCAGGCGTGAGCGGCTCCTCGCACGCCACCTCGCCAACGGCAAGACCATGGAGCGGGCACTGGCCTTCACCGACGGATCCGATGCGCGCAACGCCGAACTGATCGAGGCGACGGCTCCACGCGCGGACGTCCAGGTGTCCTGGCAGGACGGCTGA
- the ligD gene encoding non-homologous end-joining DNA ligase encodes MASSAQMLTVPSPDGEREVRISSPDREIWPGISKWDLACYVAAVGDPLLRALGDRPVTLQRFPQGVGGEEFFSKNPPRGVPEYTRTVMCTYPSGRKHPQLVVDEIATAVWAVQMNTITFHPWPVRTANTDNPDELRIDLDPQPGRGWADIVTAAQGLGDLLRELGLTPWVKTSGSRGLHVYARIAPEHEFLDVRHGVIAIARELERRLPELVTTAWWKEERGDKIFVDFNQANRDRTIASAYSPRPLAGAPVSMPVRWEELEEISSADFTVLTVPGLLASQGDAWAGLDDAVGDLSQALRMWEQDVADGLGEMPFPPEYPKMPGEPPRVQPSKKVAGHWDAQGNRVEE; translated from the coding sequence ATGGCCAGCAGTGCGCAGATGCTCACCGTCCCCTCCCCCGACGGCGAACGGGAGGTGCGGATCTCCTCCCCCGATCGGGAGATCTGGCCGGGGATCAGCAAATGGGATCTGGCCTGCTACGTGGCTGCGGTGGGCGACCCGCTGCTGCGAGCGCTCGGCGACCGCCCGGTCACGCTGCAGCGCTTCCCGCAGGGGGTGGGCGGGGAGGAGTTCTTCTCCAAGAACCCGCCGCGGGGTGTGCCGGAGTACACCCGCACGGTGATGTGCACCTACCCCTCGGGCAGGAAGCACCCGCAGCTGGTGGTCGACGAGATCGCCACCGCCGTATGGGCGGTGCAGATGAACACGATCACCTTTCACCCGTGGCCGGTGCGCACGGCGAACACCGACAACCCCGACGAACTGCGGATCGACCTCGACCCGCAGCCGGGCCGAGGTTGGGCCGACATCGTCACCGCCGCGCAGGGGCTGGGCGACCTGCTCCGCGAGCTCGGCCTCACCCCGTGGGTGAAGACCTCCGGCAGCCGTGGCCTGCACGTCTATGCCCGCATCGCCCCCGAGCACGAGTTCCTCGACGTGCGTCACGGCGTGATCGCGATCGCCCGGGAGCTCGAGCGCCGGCTACCCGAGCTGGTGACCACCGCCTGGTGGAAGGAGGAGCGGGGGGACAAGATCTTCGTCGACTTCAACCAGGCGAACCGGGACCGCACCATCGCCTCGGCCTATTCCCCCCGCCCGCTGGCGGGGGCGCCGGTCTCGATGCCGGTGCGGTGGGAGGAGCTGGAGGAGATCTCCAGCGCGGACTTCACTGTCCTCACGGTGCCCGGCCTGCTGGCGAGCCAGGGCGACGCGTGGGCGGGGCTGGACGACGCCGTCGGGGATCTCAGCCAGGCGCTGCGGATGTGGGAGCAGGACGTGGCCGACGGACTGGGCGAGATGCCGTTCCCGCCGGAGTACCCGAAGATGCCGGGCGAGCCGCCGCGGGTGCAGCCGAGCAAGAAGGTCGCCGGGCACTGGGATGCGCAGGGGAACCGGGTCGAGGAGTAG
- a CDS encoding PfkB family carbohydrate kinase: MSRSVLCCGLTTLDITQVVERLPAANEKVLAGELRLAVGGPAANAALTAAALGSPTTLVTALGTGPLAALAHTALTEAGVRVLDLGTLDSPPVSTVLVTEATGERAVVSTNAATARELADLTGLAQLADGAACVLVDGHLPEASLALCRAAREHAIPTLLDGGSYKPQSLELFAHLDQVLLSEDFAWPGTTDALAAVATLGPQLVAQSAGGGPITVRRGGGTTTVPVTAVPPEEIVDTLGAGDVLHGAWAHAVAGGAGALEALRTAAEVASTSVRHPGALGWVRR, encoded by the coding sequence ATGAGCCGGTCCGTCCTCTGCTGCGGTCTGACCACCCTCGACATCACCCAGGTGGTGGAGCGACTGCCCGCCGCGAACGAGAAGGTCCTCGCCGGCGAGTTGCGCCTGGCCGTCGGCGGCCCCGCCGCCAACGCGGCACTGACCGCTGCGGCGCTGGGTTCGCCCACCACGCTGGTCACCGCCCTGGGCACGGGGCCGCTGGCCGCCCTGGCGCACACCGCCCTGACCGAGGCAGGGGTGCGCGTGCTGGACCTCGGCACCCTCGATTCCCCACCGGTCTCCACCGTGCTGGTCACCGAGGCGACCGGTGAGCGCGCTGTCGTCTCCACGAACGCCGCGACCGCCCGCGAGCTCGCCGATCTGACCGGTCTGGCCCAGCTCGCCGACGGCGCCGCGTGCGTCCTGGTCGACGGGCACCTGCCGGAGGCCTCCCTGGCGCTGTGCCGCGCCGCCCGGGAGCACGCGATTCCCACCCTTCTCGACGGCGGCTCCTACAAGCCGCAGTCACTGGAGTTGTTCGCCCACCTCGATCAGGTGCTGCTGTCGGAGGACTTCGCCTGGCCGGGCACCACTGATGCGCTCGCGGCGGTCGCCACCCTCGGACCGCAACTGGTGGCGCAGAGCGCCGGCGGTGGGCCGATCACGGTACGCCGGGGCGGCGGGACGACGACGGTGCCTGTGACGGCCGTCCCGCCGGAGGAGATCGTCGACACCCTGGGCGCCGGTGACGTGCTGCACGGAGCGTGGGCGCACGCCGTCGCCGGTGGTGCCGGCGCACTCGAGGCGCTGCGGACGGCCGCGGAGGTGGCGAGCACCTCGGTGCGTCATCCCGGGGCGCTCGGATGGGTCCGGCGCTGA